TTTTCATGATATACCCAATGGAAATTCAATATACAAAAAATGATGACACCTTTATAACTGAAATAGCAGTattaaattagaaaaagaaatctgaaatAGTTCCATACGAACCACTATTATCATTAATAGCAACTgatcaaaacaaaaaacaaattgaaaaaaaattgtaaaatatttataaaatgacataaaataaatagaaaatgaattaaaaaactAGAATACAATTCAAATAATACCAAAGACAACGTCCAAATCACTCAGATCTAGGGGAAGACAAACAATATTGGTTTGAGCAAACCAAGTCCATCCATCAAGTCAGAAGTCATCTCTAATGATAAAATAAGAATTATAATAAGGGTAAATTTAAAATGAAGAatgataaaatgaaaatgatatccAAATTGTTTTTGGTGATGTCCAAACTACCCTTATTTTTCTAAtgattacatatatttattgtaTTGCAACATTAGTGAATAATGGAAGCGGTTATGAAATGAAATGctttaaaattaagtaaattttatttatggtgacaattgtaattAGACATATTTAGTGCATTCCAATAGTTGATAATAATGATAGCGGTTATGGATTAAAAGTTggcaattaaaaaataaaacaccaaaaaattaatactaaaattattaattggCCACAATTCTCATTCCAATTCCATGATCATCGAAAAAACTAATACTAAAACCAAAAATATTGTGCTTATATGAAAAAAGTagagtaaattttatttatggtgacaattgtaattAGACATATTTAGTGCATTCCAATAGTTGATAATAATGATAGCGGTTATGGATTAAAAGTTggcaattaaaaaataaaacaccaaaaaattaatactaaaattattaattggCCACAATTCTCATTCCAATTCCATGATCATCGAAAAAACTAATACTAAAACCAAAAATATTGTGCTTATATGAAAAAAGTagagtaaattttatttatggtgacaattgtaattAGACATATTTAGTGCATTCCAATAGTTGATAATAATGATAGCGGTTATGGATTAAAAGTTggcaattaaaaaataaaacaccaaaaaattaatactaaaattattaattggCCACAATTCTCATTCCAATTCCATGATCATCGAAAAAACTAATACTAAAACCAAAAATATTGTGCTTATATGAAAAAAGTAGACTTGTTGCTTTTGTTTCGCATTGGATTGTGCTAAAAacatgaataaaagaaaagcaaaatagAAAAAACTTCAACTATCTCTatctataaaatttcaattgttagaatgtacaaaccaaaaaaaacttTACGTGGTTGATCATTTAGACTCCATTATTAACAATAATAGAATTAACATAATACAAAGAATTCAAATTACATGTATGTTTAATTTTCTAACTTAATTAtattattcatttataaaaaaTTGTGATGATTGTGGTTTATATGCAATAGAATCATGAATATACAATAATTTTGATAGAACATGATATTATCAATATTTGATATGTTAGAATTCAAGCTATAAATCAAAAAGTGTTTGGTtcatgatttcaaattcaatgcTAAGGGATATGTCAACTACATTGGAATGTTTTCTATctcttttcatttaataaaatttttaaaagtaactagcttaaaaataataaataatataaaatactATTATTATGATGTTGGTgatcaaaatttcataaaaaatttttagtatctaaagaataaatatattttaagatATTACAATCACGTGCAAAGCACGTGAACTATTACTAGTATTGACAAAGGATTAAAATTGACACActcaaatgtaagaaaaaaatTGGCCATGTTATCTCTGTTCAGTAGTTGACAATTCAAGATACTCGATAGTTCTACCAGTATATCGAAGAAAAGAAATTCAGAACTCAAAACTATTTCCTGGATGTATTCTTTGGTGAGCACAATACACAATCCTGCACCGTGCAGATTTGGTAGCTGTGTAAAATGAAGATTTGAAACCAAGGTATCCTGTTCATCCCTTGGGAACTGCATGTCTATACCAAAATCTAGGAACTGAAGTTCATGTTTGGGAATACTGAAGCCTAGTTCATGTTTGAGAGTACTGAAGCCTTTCCATAGGATGGCGAATAGGGGACAAGGCTTGAGATGATGGGAAAAAATACCACCTTAAGACAACCCTGGCACAGAAACAATATTTGATCACAAATTTTAGagaaacaattgaaggttcaaAAAAACCAGACCTGAAATCATGTTTACCTCACTGCAAGACCAGACATTTACCGATGACAGAGTTTGCAGTCAACACCTTAATAGGCATACGTGTTTTTCAGGGAAGGAACTTGGTCAGAATGCATGAGCTCTTTGGTGGACAAATTCCATGAATGAGAGCAGCAAAGGAAAATCACGGCTGACAGAGGCACAGCTACACATGTTACGAGATCAAAATAGAATGTTAGACGTTTCATCTTTTACAGAGATGTTACAACTTACAAATAAGAAGTTCAGAATGCTTAGACATGCATTTATCCGAAATTACTTGGCAGTTACATTAAACTTTCTTTAACTGGATTTTGGGCTTGAAAGAGCACTCTAGTCATTCAATTCTTCAGACTTAAAGAGCCAGGAAACTTCTCTCCACCAGCTTATCTGTAGTCAAGGAAAATCATCAAATGATAATACTTTAAACATGGTATCAGCTATATGAAACCACAAACTGgtaaaagaataaagaaattGATGTCAGTATATTAGGATCATGCCAATCAAGAGAGTACTTGTACACACCACCTACTTaagcttatttatttatttatttaaaaaacttTTATTTGGAGATCTGAACTATAACTTAGGATTAAACTGAACTTAGACCTGACAAAGAATCCACCATTCTAGAATTACCACTCCAAGTCTAGAGTATGTCACCAGATGGTGTATGATAGTCTATAATTGTGCGAGATAATTATTTTCTAGTAGAACTTCAAATGATATGTTTTCACTTACATTGTGCAGTGTCTGCATCACAAATGATTCGAAATGCAGGGAATGTGGTCGATCTCGGACCAATTCTTTTCACAGTCCTGTTGCAGCTTAGGACATCCTCTGATCTCTAGGAAAGAAAGCATTGGTGGGACTCCCTCTTTTGGCAAGTTAAAGAGCTCATGGCATTCCATGATCTTTAGTTCCTCTAGAGAAGAAAGATGTTGCAACCAAGGAGAAAGGGACTTGAGCTTAGGTAAGTTTCCAACGTGAAGAGTGTCTAAAGTAGAAGGAAGCAACCACTCAGGGAAAACAACATCCAAGACCCCACCATGTATCTTGAGTTTCTCAAGTGATGCTAGTCTATGCAAACCCCATTTGGACAATGGTGTAATGTTCTCACAATCCTTGACTTCTAGTGAGACAAGGTTAATTGGAAAACCAACATCTGGCAAGGAGGCGATGCTAGGACAATTGGACAGCTTCAGTTCTTTCAAAGATGTGAGGCTTAACATCAACTCTGGCAGGAACATAAGATTCTCACAATCAAGTATATGCAACTTTTTGAGGCTGCGGGAAGGAAGTCCACCCTGGGGAAATGAGACAATCCCAGGACAACCATCAATTTCCAAATAGTCAAGACATCCAAGCTTGTTTAGGCATTTGGGTAAGAAAATGAGATTTGTACAGTTACCAATCCGAAGAGATTCAAGAGACATCGAATCAGTTGCAATATCTTCTAGTGACTCCAGATTACAGCAATTCCAAATGGTAAGTACTTTTAATGTGGTGGGCAAATGGCCGGCTGGGAAGGATGTGATAGAAGGGCAGTCGAAAATCTCTAGCAGTTCAAGGGATATGTTGCTACTCTGTGTAATCCCTTCAggaagaaactcaagattgggACACTGATCAATCGTGAGTTGCTTGAAAGTAGTTGGAACTTGCCTCCCTTCTCCTGGAAATGAAGAAAGAACTAAACACCCCCCAATACACAAGTACTCGAGGGATGTGATATTGTTTATCATTGGTTCAGGTAACAAGTCTAGACCACGTCCTCGGAGCACCAAGCCTTGCAGGTTAGAAGGGAATGTGGTCCCAGGAACCAACTCAAGTCTTGGACAATCTGTAATAATCAGTTCTTGTAGAGCTGTGAGGCTATGCAATGCATGTGGCAGCTTCTTCAGACTATGGCAGGAGTCCAATTCCAAGTATTCAAGTTTCTGAGGCAGCGGCTGTTCTTCCTCAAACAATGAAACCAACATAGAACAATTACGAATCACAAGATGCTGAAGAGAAGTTAAATATTGCATATCGTTCTTGCATCTTGCCAGATGTACAAAGTCAGAACAATCAACAATGACCAACCACTTAAGTGTAGGCATATATTGCAGCAACCACTCTGGTAGATGCTTCAGACTTGAAATGTTGTGAAGCTCAAATGAAGCAAGACGGTTGATTGCAAGATTACTGCTAAGTAGCATATAGTTACAGCCTCTTAAGTTCAAAATCTTCAGTCGTGGAATCTGAGGAAGTGAAACAGATAACTGCTCACATTCAGTTAAGTGTAGCTTTACCAATGAAGGTAGTTGCTGAGGTAATTGCTGTCGCAGTTTTGGACACTTCTCAATTTGAAGTTCCTGGAGACTGGGAAATACTTCCAAGTGGCCATCACTAGTAGGTAAGAGCCACTCCTCCCATTCCATCATCTCCTCAAATGTTAGAGTCTCTAGTGATGCAAAAGATTTTGAAGAAGAACTGCTAAACCCATAAAACTCAGCACCAATACTCTTTACTGCATCCATACCTTTAATATAGAGATGCTTGAGTGAAGGTAGAGATCCAAGTGGAGGTAAAGATCTGCATCTTTTACAGTCAGTTACACTCAGACACTCCAACTTAGAGAATGAAGGATCCCCAATCCAAGTTGGAAACTTTCTACCATTGTATCCCTTAATTGTCAACTTTTCTAGATTTTGGTGGGGTTGTAACATCTCAAGGACATCTGTTGCAACTCTATCATTTTGCAACTCACTTAAGGTGCTGCTCCACTCCATCACCAATGTGGTAAGTTTTTGCTTCCCTTTTAAGTTTGCATTCTTTGCATCCCACAAATTGTCCACATTCTCTAACCCTGATAGTGAAAGTGAACCCTGAAGATGTGACAAGTTTCTTAATCCATCAATGCGAGAACCAACAATGCCCAAGCCAAATTCAGGTAGAAATGGAGGGGTGACAACGTTATCCACTCCTATTGGCATCTCTTGTGTTGCACTTCCACGAGGACCAACGTTACCCAAAACAAATTCAGGTAATGATCGAAGGCTAACCAAATTTTCCACTCCAATTGGCATTGCTTGTATCCCACTTCCACTGATGTCAAGGTGCCgcaaattaatcaattttccAATATTAGCTGGCAAGTTATTAAGATCAGCACAGTCACATAATAAAAGTGTTTGTAGATTGTATAGAACATTCAAAGATTCAGGAAGGCTCTTGATTCTAGTATAAGAAAGGTCAAGGTATCTTAAAAGTCTCAAATTCCCAATGGATTCTGGGAGTTCAGTAATGAAATAACAACTCATAGATAATACCCTTAGACATTTGAATTTTGGCAGGAAGTCACACGGAAATTTATTACTCAGGAAACAGAACTGTGTTCCAGAAACTGATCCTAAAGGTAAAAAGCTGCGCAAAGACACCTCAGTCAGTGATTCAAATCTTTTGAAGACATCATATTTGCTGCGAAtgtaagaaaaatgatgaacttTTTCAGACCATTCAAGATGCTCTTTTTGCCAATTCTCCTCTTGCCTAACACATGATATCCTTGATACACTTCCAGCCAAATCATTTATCAAATCGTGCATGACATACCGAGATCTATTGAGCGCAGACTCTTGAAAAAATGACCTTGACAGTAGCTCTGAAAAGTACTCGTCACCTACCTCTTCCATACTAATTTTCTCTCCTGGCTGCACAAACCCTTCTGCCATCCACAGCAAGACTAAGTTTTTCCTTTCAAATTCATAGCCTTTGGGAAATATTGAACAATATGAAAAGCACCTCTTCAAATTGGGAGGTAGGTGATGGTAACTCAGTCTTAGGGATGGCAGAATGGAATTCTTTTTTTGAGGTAAATCCCACAGGTTGCTATTCAAGACTTGATTCCAATAGACGACATCTAATTTTGAAGCCAATAAGCCTCCTAGCATCTTCACAGCCAAAGGCAAGCCCTGACACTTCTTTACTATTTCTCTGCCTATTTGTCTCAAAGTCAAGTACTTTTCTGAGTCTTCATTTTCCAGCGTGTGATCTTGGAACAACAACCAACATTGTGTATCTGACAATTCCTTAAGACGATAAGCTGGGAGTGCCTTCATGACTCTTAGAACCCCTTCGTTACGAGAAGTCACAATGATCCTACTCCGTGGATCCCCATCCATGAAAGAGATTGATAACTCATTCCAATTCTCAAAATTCTCATTCCAAACATCAtctaaaacaattaaaaatctCTTTTTGTTCAAAGTTTGTTTTAAGCCCCTCTGAAGAAGCTCCAAGTTCATTGTATCACAAGGTTTAGCAGTTGATGATTCCAATAGTGCCTTGGTTATATTTATCGAATTGAAGTCATCTGAAACACAAGCCCAAGCTTTTACATCAAAAGCCTCATCTATCCTCTTGTCATTGTAAACAATCTGAGCTAGTGTTGTTTTGCCAATCCCACCCATACCCACAATTGGTATTACAGAGAATCCCTGGTTATTAGTTCCATCATCAGCTAACAATAACTTTATTATGTCCTCCTTTTCGTTCTCCCTGCCATAAATGCAAGATTCAACAACCAATGGAGTTGTTGGAGTTCTGTGCATCATTCCATGTATCCCTTTTCCACTACTTTCCAAACCAAGAATACCCTTTTGTTTTGCAATGAATTCCAGTTTTTCAATAATCTTCTCAATCTTGACATTCATTCCTTCATCAAATGGACTAAAATTATTTGCAAGAAAGTTCTTATTCCTTACCTGATTTGAAAGGCTTTGAGGGCTAAGCTCCACTTTGCATCTCAAGGCTTCAGTGGCCAGAAAATCCAGTGCATCTTCAGCTTCATAAACAGCATCTTTCAGCATGTCCAGCCATGTCTGTATTGCTGGATTGAAGTACTGCTTCTCCTCTGCATCATCGAGCACCACTGTGCAGGTGAAATAAGCAATCTTCAGCTTCTCAAGAAGCAAATCATTTATGTTCCATCTTCTCAGAAGCTCTAGGATGTCTCCTGAAGCTAATTTGTCAAACAAAACTTGAAGGGCTGGTGATAAAACTGCCTCCCACCAAACCATGATCTTCTTCTTTAGCAGAGAGTCAAACGAGGGACAAATAACTCACAATTGAAAAATGTGATGATATTTTCCAGCTTCAACCGCATCGCTATTACTTCTGATAAGTGATAAGTCAACGTCAACTTTTATGGGATAATATACTCTTTTACTATATAgaaattggaaattttggaCCAAATTGTTACGTCATAAGTCGAGCAATGCAGTGCTACTCTTAAAAGGTATAAATGATTTGTCTCAATTGGATGACTAGTTGGAAAACAAATGATATTATTGCCAAAGCTCAAATATTGACGCCAcaataaaattttgttaaaactCCACAATTGCCTTTTAAGACAAATTAGGCATTGATTTGAAAGGGTTTGTTATGTTTCCTATGGCATTCATAAGGATGAGAGTTGGAAAATCAAACACAGAAATGTGCTTGCAGATTGACTTCAAATGCTAATTAACATGTTACCAATCTTAAGGCCTTGTTATGAGTTGATAGTTTTAGTTGATTATAAATTCTGATTATAGAGATAATCAGTTTTTAAtagttaaaaattttaaaatcctTAATCAATTAAAGAGTAACTCTTGCTGATTCTGATTATGAAAAGCTGTTTTAGAAAACAATCAGAATCAGCAAGAGTTACTCTTTAATTGATTAaggattttaaaaattttaactatTAAAAACTGATTATCTCTATAATCAGAATTTATAATCAACTAAAACTATCAACTCATAACAAGCCCTTAGTTTAATTGTCTAAGTTCACCAGCCTAAATTTGCAAATTCGTTAAGATCTCTTTAATGTCATCTTCTAAAATGACTTCCAATTTCCAAAGAAGCCTTTTTACTTGAACTAAAGCGGAATCAGTGTTAATCGGGAAAGCTTCTATGTTTACTTGACTAAACTCCAATCTCAGAGGGCTGCTGAATCAGAATCTAAGTGTGCTGATTACACGTTTCATTTCTAATGCTAACGGGACATCACAAGTTGTATTTGTGCATGTAACactttcaaaagttttgaccacACGATGAAGCTTATCCTCTATCGTTCTACTGACCGACCTTGACCCCTATTATTTTGAAGTCATATCTAGTATTCAAAGTTTGCCTCAAATTTTTACTCCCGAGTAGGAGTTGAATTCTGCAAGCTGAATTCTGCTAGCGCTCCTTGGCTGAATCCAGATTAGTCTTACTGAGGGTGAGAATACCACATGctcaaagcaaaaaaaaaaaagggccttTACTTCtgaaaaaacaaccaaaaaaaagtgTTTAATCTCGTGGATGTTTGAAAATCAAAGATTCAATAATGAATAGCAGAAATTACATTAAATATACATAGATACAAACAGATTTAGTGCAAAATTTATTGAAATGAtgatgtttttattttattttattttttaaaagtacAGCATGAATGAGTTGGTGAAAACTTATTAGAGATTGTTGGGCACTAATCTTTTTTTTGTCCGGACATGATAGAATTTATTCTAAACGTACTTCTATTTTATACTAGGGAAAGAGGGACCTAAAGAGattcaagaaa
This portion of the Coffea arabica cultivar ET-39 chromosome 2e, Coffea Arabica ET-39 HiFi, whole genome shotgun sequence genome encodes:
- the LOC113732287 gene encoding putative disease resistance RPP13-like protein 1, which gives rise to MVWWEAVLSPALQVLFDKLASGDILELLRRWNINDLLLEKLKIAYFTCTVVLDDAEEKQYFNPAIQTWLDMLKDAVYEAEDALDFLATEALRCKVELSPQSLSNQVRNKNFLANNFSPFDEGMNVKIEKIIEKLEFIAKQKGILGLESSGKGIHGMMHRTPTTPLVVESCIYGRENEKEDIIKLLLADDGTNNQGFSVIPIVGMGGIGKTTLAQIVYNDKRIDEAFDVKAWACVSDDFNSINITKALLESSTAKPCDTMNLELLQRGLKQTLNKKRFLIVLDDVWNENFENWNELSISFMDGDPRSRIIVTSRNEGVLRVMKALPAYRLKELSDTQCWLLFQDHTLENEDSEKYLTLRQIGREIVKKCQGLPLAVKMLGGLLASKLDVVYWNQVLNSNLWDLPQKKNSILPSLRLSYHHLPPNLKRCFSYCSIFPKGYEFERKNLVLLWMAEGFVQPGEKISMEEVGDEYFSELLSRSFFQESALNRSRYVMHDLINDLAGSVSRISCVRQEENWQKEHLEWSEKVHHFSYIRSKYDVFKRFESLTEVSLRSFLPLGSVSGTQFCFLSNKFPCDFLPKFKCLRVLSMSCYFITELPESIGNLRLLRYLDLSYTRIKSLPESLNVLYNLQTLLLCDCADLNNLPANIGKLINLRHLDISGSGIQAMPIGVENLVSLRSLPEFVLGNVGPRGSATQEMPIGVDNVVTPPFLPEFGLGIVGSRIDGLRNLSHLQGSLSLSGLENVDNLWDAKNANLKGKQKLTTLVMEWSSTLSELQNDRVATDVLEMLQPHQNLEKLTIKGYNGRKFPTWIGDPSFSKLECLSVTDCKRCRSLPPLGSLPSLKHLYIKGMDAVKSIGAEFYGFSSSSSKSFASLETLTFEEMMEWEEWLLPTSDGHLEVFPSLQELQIEKCPKLRQQLPQQLPSLVKLHLTECEQLSVSLPQIPRLKILNLRGCNYMLLSSNLAINRLASFELHNISSLKHLPEWLLQYMPTLKWLVIVDCSDFVHLARCKNDMQYLTSLQHLVIRNCSMLVSLFEEEQPLPQKLEYLELDSCHSLKKLPHALHSLTALQELIITDCPRLELVPGTTFPSNLQGLVLRGRGLDLLPEPMINNITSLEYLCIGGCLVLSSFPGEGRQVPTTFKQLTIDQCPNLEFLPEGITQSSNISLELLEIFDCPSITSFPAGHLPTTLKVLTIWNCCNLESLEDIATDSMSLESLRIGNCTNLIFLPKCLNKLGCLDYLEIDGCPGIVSFPQGGLPSRSLKKLHILDCENLMFLPELMLSLTSLKELKLSNCPSIASLPDVGFPINLVSLEVKDCENITPLSKWGLHRLASLEKLKIHGGVLDVVFPEWLLPSTLDTLHVGNLPKLKSLSPWLQHLSSLEELKIMECHELFNLPKEGVPPMLSFLEIRGCPKLQQDCEKNWSEIDHIPCISNHL